The window CAAGACCCCCGCAACTCTGTCCTCTTATCCCCTCTTTCTCTTAGACACGCCTCGCACGCTGCAACCACGACGACCTCACCACCCACGAACATCCAACCCGAGACGCGACTGACGCGACTCGCTCCGGCTACTTCATCACAAGTACCTCATTAACACTCATCAATATGACTGGACGTACGTCGCTCCCTCCCGTCACGTGTTGACGTCGTCGAATCGTCCTGTCCTCACGATGCTAACTCGCTCCCGCAGGCGGCAAGGGCGGCAAGGGCCTCGGCAAGGGTGGTGCCAAGCGTCACCGCAAGATTCTTCGTGACAACATCCAGGGCATCACGAAGCCTGCCATCCGACGTCTCGCTCGTCGTGGCGGTGTCAAGCGTATCTCTGCCAGTAAgcctcgcccccctcccgCTCCCCTCTCACCGGCGCTCTCCGTCCCGACCTCGCCTGCTAACGTGGCCGTCTTGCAGTGATCTACGAGGAGACCCGCGGTGTCCTGAAGACGTTCCTCGAGGGTGTCATCCGCGACGCCGTCACATACACCGAGCACGCCAAGCGCAAGACGGTCACGTCGCTCGATGTCGTCTACGCCCTGAAGCGCCAGGGCCGCACTCTCTACGGTTTCGGTGGTTAAGTTGGTTCGACTTTTGGCGTTTGCAATTTGGCATGAACCCACCCCACTGCCCAAGGCGGCATCGTGTGGGATGAATTGTGGATTGTTATTACATGTAGTCATCACGGCGTTATAATGGAGACTAGGGTCACGGGTTGACGGTCGTCATGGAAGGCGATCATTTTTACAACGGAAATGAATACCACATGAACATTGCACACGGACTGAACGCGTCATGGCTGCACTCGGAAAACATGTTGACGCGTACTTGGCGGCTCCTGGCGCCGCAGTTGATGTTGCCCACCCCTCGTGAAACTAGGCAGCCCCATGCATGGTGTGTCTGCGTGTGTTTGTGTGTTggcgtgtgcgtgtgtatGTGTGTACCCAAGAGCTTTGCCGTCATCGTTCGTGCAGTCGCCATCGGTGCAGTCGCCATCGGTGCAGCCGCAACGAATCCAGTCGGTCCAAGCTGGCATGGCCCGCGGCAAACGCAGCTGATGGATCGATGCCATTAGGTGTAGATGACGCGGACGAGttcacaagtactgtacatgtaccatgCTAAGCGAGAGCTTGAGCGGCCTCACAGATACTTGCGCCCGGCAGCAGCCACCCGTGCTCTGAATACGGGGCTCCGGACCTCGGCGTTGACCTTGTAAAATGGGTTCATGATGGCCTTGACCCAGTTCTCGTACACCTCGGCGAAAAACATCTTgacggcctcctcggtcGCCGGGCTCGTGGGGTTCGCGCCGATGCCCGTCGATGAGCGCGAGGAgctgccggccgtcggcgtcgtcggctggtggaggaggaggaattTCGCATTGGAGCCGGTGACGAAGCAGGAGATGTAGTTGTTGAAGAACTTGTCGATGCACTTGAGGTACCTGAGGCACGCCTTCGTCAGCAGGGTCCTTGCGAATCATGGCGAGACGGGGGACCGGgagacgggcggcggcgggcagcgggcggcgggcggagGGACGCCCGGGGAGCGAGGGGGAAGAGGGCGTACATGTGGCCCTGCGCCCACTGgacctcctcggcgacgtcgaggctcgAGTGCAGGATGAACTGGTTGAGATGGCGGACCTGGTCGGTGAAGCGCGactggccgtcgccgccctgcttGGACGTGCCGAACTCGTGCTCGAAGAGCGGGTTGTCCTgggtgccgacgatggcgaagTAGTAGCTCATCGTTTCGCGGGCGGCAGGCCGTGCATTCTTCTGCCCTGCGGCTGTGCGTGCGTCCCCCGTGCGGTGCAgtgcaggcaggcaggcaggcaggcaggcaggcaggcaggcttGCTTGGTCGTTGATTCTGCTGGGAGACGGGTGGTGTGGTGCTGGCAGCGAATTGGTGAACCGTCCTCGCCACTCCTAAATACCACCTCGGTGGTGTTTAGTAGCCTCGCAGGTACGGAGAAAGCGCGGaatatacttgtacttgcaagtactttgtgcacctacagcacctaagtaagtacaagaacaGTACTCTGAAGGTACAATAATTAGTTGTGTACAGAGGACTCCGTGTTGTAGGCACTTCAgttcaagtactccgtacacctacagtacgtacttaagtaagtacagtacagtactctgtagcTTACTTAAACGTCGATCGGAGCCAGTGGGAGGTGCCAAAATTGTCAAGTgacgtacagagtacatgcactccgtattccgtacttgcttgtatacttacagtacagtacttatataagtaggtgtacatgaaTGGCGGCGTCCGGGCCGCAATGTTC of the Drechmeria coniospora strain ARSEF 6962 chromosome 01, whole genome shotgun sequence genome contains:
- a CDS encoding Histone H4 (H4_NEUCR Histone H4), with protein sequence MTGRGKGGKGLGKGGAKRHRKILRDNIQGITKPAIRRLARRGGVKRISAMIYEETRGVLKTFLEGVIRDAVTYTEHAKRKTVTSLDVVYALKRQGRTLYGFGG
- a CDS encoding Transport protein particle 20 kDa subunit, producing the protein MSYYFAIVGTQDNPLFEHEFGTSKQGGDGQSRFTDQVRHLNQFILHSSLDVAEEVQWAQGHMYLKCIDKFFNNYISCFVTGSNAKFLLLHQPTTPTAGSSSRSSTGIGANPTSPATEEAVKMFFAEVYENWVKAIMNPFYKVNAEVRSPVFRARVAAAGRKYL